A section of the Pimelobacter simplex genome encodes:
- a CDS encoding MFS transporter — MSVFQIRDYRRLFSAQIIALFGTGLATVALGLLAYELAGPDAGAVLGTALTIKMVVYVVIAPLAAAYVDRLPRRLFLVALDVVRAGVVLALPFISEVWHIYVLIAVLQSASAAFTPTFQAVIPDLVTDEADYTRALSASQVAYTMESLLSPVLAAVALTFLTFNWLFVGTSIGFAASAWLVLSTRIPNARPSTHTNAWDRVASGTRLFARIPRLRGILALNLVVAAAGAIVVVSTVNYVRDVLGGSQAAVAWMLAASGTGTLLVALALPRVLDRVADRAVMMTGAGVLVAGVVGAVTLTATDATSWPATAVVWVLIGGGMALIVTPTGRVLRGAVEPDALPEVFAAQFSLSHLAWLVTYPIAGWVGTNAGLTPAWSILAVLAALGAVAALVLWPRVSAAACGRSEPPPPPRSVPVRRRGQRRRVRVGEDPGHGRVLHAAEVGVLRVAGPDPPEDRGELVQVRHRTPGREVGAERVGHRPEVVGPVHRPVAPDLARELAGDPQHLALHDAGRTGRRDQERPQLGVLTVDVRRGDLDARAPVVGHPTRHRRHVEELVEPLQPGSGRGDEVVVEVRAVELEVGPDPGHERVDVLRHGRARCEQQRHRLRDGGDLDVAAPDQPGPQRRAPLAVDRVHLGSRGEEQRHVVRLGDRRVQHRGPRLVARVDARPELDEHRDRGPVRRPVVQGRALGSEIHRVHLEPLPHQPARQLVGTVGEAERRPLAVAAAGVELAPVEDGSQGREVAGLEKVAEVLGERLSFPRHAPDRNQPTSR, encoded by the coding sequence GTGAGCGTGTTCCAGATCCGCGACTACCGCCGGCTGTTCAGCGCCCAGATCATCGCGCTGTTCGGCACCGGGCTGGCCACCGTCGCGCTCGGGCTGCTCGCCTACGAGCTCGCCGGCCCCGACGCCGGCGCGGTCCTCGGGACGGCGCTGACCATCAAGATGGTCGTGTACGTCGTCATCGCCCCCCTCGCCGCGGCGTACGTCGACCGGCTGCCCCGGCGCCTGTTCCTGGTCGCCCTCGACGTGGTCCGCGCCGGCGTGGTGCTCGCGCTGCCGTTCATCAGCGAGGTGTGGCACATCTACGTGCTGATCGCCGTGCTCCAGTCGGCGTCGGCGGCGTTCACCCCGACCTTCCAGGCCGTCATCCCCGACCTGGTCACCGACGAGGCCGACTACACCCGCGCCCTCTCGGCGTCCCAGGTGGCGTACACGATGGAGAGCCTGCTCAGCCCGGTCCTGGCCGCCGTCGCCCTGACGTTCCTGACGTTCAACTGGCTCTTCGTCGGCACCTCGATCGGCTTCGCGGCCTCCGCCTGGCTCGTGCTCTCGACCCGGATCCCGAACGCCCGCCCCAGCACCCACACCAACGCCTGGGACCGCGTCGCCTCCGGCACCCGCCTCTTCGCCCGCATCCCCCGCCTGCGCGGCATCCTCGCCCTGAACCTCGTCGTCGCCGCGGCCGGCGCGATCGTCGTGGTCAGCACGGTCAACTACGTGCGCGACGTCCTCGGCGGCAGCCAGGCCGCCGTCGCCTGGATGCTCGCCGCCTCCGGCACCGGCACCCTTCTCGTCGCCCTCGCCCTCCCCCGCGTCCTCGACCGGGTCGCCGACCGCGCCGTGATGATGACCGGCGCGGGCGTCCTCGTGGCCGGGGTCGTCGGCGCGGTGACCCTGACCGCGACCGACGCCACGTCCTGGCCCGCCACCGCCGTCGTCTGGGTCCTGATCGGCGGCGGCATGGCCCTCATCGTCACCCCCACCGGACGCGTCCTGCGCGGCGCCGTCGAGCCCGACGCCCTCCCCGAGGTCTTCGCCGCCCAGTTCTCGCTGTCCCACCTGGCCTGGCTGGTCACCTACCCCATCGCGGGCTGGGTCGGCACGAACGCCGGCCTCACCCCCGCCTGGTCGATCCTCGCGGTGCTCGCGGCGCTCGGCGCGGTCGCGGCGCTGGTGCTGTGGCCGCGGGTCAGTGCAGCTGCGTGCGGCCGGTCTGAGCCACCGCCGCCACCGCGCTCAGTGCCGGTACGACGGCGCGGCCAGCGGCGTCGGGTCCGGGTTGGCGAGGATCCAGGCCACGGCCGCGTCCTGCATGCTGCCGAGGTCGGGGTCCTCCGCGTGGCCGGTCCTGATCCGCCGGAGGATCGGGGCGAGCTCGTCCAGGTTCGTCACCGCACGCCCGGACGCGAGGTGGGCGCCGAGCGCGTCGGTCATCGCCCGGAAGTCGTCGGACCAGTTCACCGACCCGTTGCCCCCGATCTCGCGCGCGAGCTTGCCGGCGATCCGCAGCACCTCGCCCTGCACGATGCCGGCCGGACCGGACGACGGGACCAGGAGCGCCCACAGCTCGGCGTACTGACCGTCGACGTCCGTCGCGGTGACCTCGATGCGCGAGCGCCCGTCGTGGGTCACCCGACTCGGCACCGGCGCCACGTCGAAGAGCTCGTAGAGCCGCTGCAGCCCGGCAGCGGTCGCGGTGACGAGGTCGTTGTTGAAGTTCGAGCGGTGGAACTCGAAGTCGGTCCCGATCCGGGTCACGAGCGCGTCGACGTCCTCCGGCACGGCCGCGCCCGCTGCGAGCAGCAGCGTCACCGACTCCGCGATGGCGGCGATCTCGATGTTGCTGCACCGGACCAGCCCGGACCGCAGCGGCGTGCTCCCCTGGCCGTCGACCGGGTCCACCTCGGCTCCCGCGGCGAGGAGCAGCGCCACGTGGTGCGGCTTGGTGACCGCCGTGTGCAGCACCGTGGTCCCCGACTTGTCGCGCGCGTCGACGCCCGCCCCGAGCTCGATGAGCACCGCGATCGAGGGCCAGTACGACGCCCGGTCGTGCAAGGGCGTGCGCTCGGCAGTGAGATTCACCGCGTCCACCTCGAGCCCCTCCCCCACCAACCAGCGCGCCAGCTCGTCGGGACAGTCGGCGAAGCTGAGCGCCGTCCCCTTGCCGTAGCCGCCGCGGGCGTCGAGCTCGCACCTGTCGAAGACGGCTCTCAAGGCCGCGAGGTCGCCGGCCTTGAGAAGGTCGCCGAAGTCCTTGGGGAGCGTCTTTCGTTTCCGCGCCATGCCCCGGACCGTAACCAGCCGACGAGCAGGTGA
- a CDS encoding PucR family transcriptional regulator, which yields MPVPTVASLCATLGHHLVPAAGFEAPATEVTAVHISELLEPGAYLSGGELLLTTGLALPADDAGCTAYVERVRAAGVSALALGLGPVHRTAPASLVHACRALGVPLLVVPAATPFLVVSRAYWTARSRTTERRLHDVVTAHRSLVEAATAPDPATAVLGRLARWLDGWAVLLDADGEVALAQPDVAADELQVLAAEVARLEIAGVHSSASFVVGERVVVVFPLAVGSQVVGFLAAGGRRQMDAAQRQVVHTAVALLSLDAVRRRQVASATAATRRCVALLLDLGLVDAARRLAAVSECPPPAREVAVLVVRGRDTEVLLEVVERWCPGGLGVLEDRTSAWFFLPAGHGPVADLRRRLDAVDPSAVLVLSDLVAVEGAGVVRARLVQEAQALEPGASVDLRRDAARTVAAAVDRFVAEAGAEQAAALVAFLRHRGHWGAAADALGLHRNTLRYRVDRAVEVLGLDLDDPDVAAETWLALRDRGLTR from the coding sequence ATGCCCGTCCCCACCGTCGCGTCGCTGTGCGCCACGCTGGGCCACCACCTGGTGCCCGCGGCGGGCTTCGAGGCGCCGGCCACCGAGGTGACGGCGGTCCACATCAGCGAGCTGCTGGAGCCGGGGGCCTACCTGTCGGGGGGCGAGCTGCTGCTGACGACGGGACTGGCGCTGCCCGCGGACGACGCCGGCTGCACCGCGTACGTCGAGCGGGTGCGGGCCGCGGGGGTCTCGGCCCTCGCGCTGGGCCTGGGCCCCGTGCACCGTACGGCGCCCGCGAGCCTGGTCCACGCCTGCCGGGCGCTCGGCGTCCCCCTGCTCGTGGTCCCGGCCGCGACGCCCTTCCTCGTCGTCTCCCGCGCCTACTGGACCGCCCGCTCCCGGACGACGGAGCGCCGCCTCCACGACGTCGTCACCGCGCACCGGTCGCTGGTCGAGGCCGCCACCGCGCCCGACCCGGCGACCGCCGTGCTGGGCCGGTTGGCGCGGTGGCTGGACGGGTGGGCGGTGCTGCTCGATGCCGACGGCGAGGTGGCGCTGGCGCAGCCGGACGTCGCGGCCGACGAGCTGCAGGTCCTCGCCGCGGAGGTCGCGCGGCTGGAGATCGCGGGCGTGCACTCCTCGGCGTCGTTCGTGGTGGGCGAACGGGTGGTGGTCGTCTTCCCCCTCGCCGTCGGCAGCCAAGTGGTGGGCTTCCTGGCGGCCGGTGGCCGGCGCCAGATGGACGCGGCGCAGCGCCAGGTGGTGCACACCGCGGTGGCGCTGCTCAGCCTCGACGCCGTGCGCCGACGGCAGGTCGCGTCGGCGACGGCGGCGACCCGGCGCTGCGTGGCGCTGCTCCTCGACCTCGGGCTGGTCGACGCGGCCCGCCGTCTCGCGGCGGTGAGCGAGTGCCCGCCGCCCGCGCGTGAGGTCGCGGTGCTCGTGGTCCGCGGGCGCGACACGGAGGTGCTGCTCGAGGTCGTCGAGCGGTGGTGCCCCGGCGGGCTCGGCGTCCTGGAGGACCGGACGTCGGCGTGGTTCTTCCTGCCGGCCGGGCACGGTCCGGTCGCCGACCTGCGCCGCCGGCTCGACGCGGTCGACCCGTCGGCGGTGCTGGTGCTCTCGGACCTGGTCGCGGTCGAGGGCGCCGGGGTGGTGCGGGCGCGGCTGGTCCAGGAGGCTCAGGCGCTCGAGCCCGGCGCGAGCGTCGACCTGCGCCGCGACGCCGCCCGGACGGTGGCCGCGGCGGTCGACCGCTTCGTCGCGGAGGCGGGCGCCGAGCAGGCCGCGGCGCTGGTCGCCTTCCTGCGGCACCGCGGGCACTGGGGTGCCGCCGCGGACGCGCTCGGGCTGCACCGCAACACCCTGCGCTACCGGGTGGACCGCGCGGTCGAGGTGCTGGGCCTCGACCTCGACGACCCCGACGTCGCCGCCGAGACCTGGTTGGCCCTGCGGGACCGCGGTCTGACCCGCTGA
- the gabT gene encoding 4-aminobutyrate--2-oxoglutarate transaminase produces MSMPQQRRILATAIPGPRSRERQTRRQAELADGLGTTMPVFVDRAGGGIIVDVDDNHIIDLASGIAVTSVGAAHPEVAHRIAEQAERFTHTCFLVTQYDGFVDVAAALNRLTPGEHAKKTALFSTGAEAVENAIKIARVATGRSAVVVLGHAYHGRTSLTMAMTAKNVPYKQGFGPLAPEVHRVPSPYPYRWPSGPERAADEAFAALREIVTTQIGATNVAAIVAEPIQGEGGFIVPPPGYLAAVREFATEHGIVFVADEIQTGLARTGAMFACEHEGVVPDLITTAKALAGGMPLAAVTGRAELMDAVPAGGLGGTYAGNPVACAAALAALDVIESEDLVARARAIEDRVRPRLEQLVAPGSVVGEVRGRGAMLAIELVKPGTTEPAPELAKAIAERCHQEGVLTLVCGTFGNVIRLLPPLVIPFDLLDEALDVVVDAVRSLA; encoded by the coding sequence ATGTCGATGCCGCAGCAGCGCCGGATCCTGGCGACGGCCATCCCCGGCCCCCGCTCGCGCGAGCGCCAGACCCGACGCCAGGCCGAGCTCGCCGACGGCCTCGGTACGACGATGCCGGTCTTCGTCGACCGCGCCGGCGGCGGGATCATCGTCGACGTCGACGACAACCACATCATCGACCTGGCCTCCGGCATCGCGGTGACAAGCGTGGGCGCCGCGCACCCCGAGGTCGCGCACCGGATCGCCGAGCAGGCCGAGCGGTTCACGCACACCTGCTTCCTCGTCACCCAGTACGACGGCTTCGTCGACGTCGCCGCGGCCCTCAACCGGCTCACGCCGGGCGAGCACGCGAAGAAGACCGCGCTGTTCAGCACCGGCGCCGAGGCGGTCGAGAACGCGATCAAGATCGCCCGCGTCGCGACCGGGCGCAGCGCGGTCGTCGTGCTCGGCCACGCCTACCACGGGCGGACCAGCCTGACGATGGCGATGACGGCGAAGAACGTCCCGTACAAGCAGGGCTTCGGGCCGCTCGCGCCGGAGGTCCACCGGGTGCCGTCGCCGTACCCGTACCGCTGGCCGTCGGGTCCCGAGCGCGCCGCGGACGAGGCGTTCGCCGCGCTGCGCGAGATCGTCACGACCCAGATCGGGGCCACCAACGTGGCGGCGATCGTGGCGGAGCCGATCCAGGGCGAGGGCGGGTTCATCGTGCCGCCGCCGGGCTACCTCGCAGCGGTCCGGGAGTTCGCGACCGAGCACGGCATCGTATTCGTCGCCGACGAGATCCAGACCGGGCTCGCCCGGACGGGCGCGATGTTCGCGTGCGAGCACGAGGGCGTCGTCCCGGACCTGATCACCACGGCCAAGGCGCTCGCCGGCGGCATGCCGCTCGCCGCGGTCACCGGCCGCGCCGAGCTGATGGACGCGGTCCCGGCCGGCGGCCTCGGCGGCACGTACGCCGGCAACCCGGTCGCGTGCGCTGCCGCGCTCGCGGCCCTTGACGTGATCGAGTCCGAGGACCTCGTCGCCCGCGCCCGTGCCATCGAGGACCGGGTCCGGCCCCGGCTGGAGCAGCTCGTCGCGCCGGGCAGCGTCGTCGGCGAGGTGCGCGGCCGTGGCGCGATGCTCGCGATCGAGCTCGTGAAGCCGGGCACCACCGAGCCGGCCCCCGAGCTGGCCAAGGCGATCGCCGAGCGCTGCCACCAGGAGGGCGTGCTCACGCTGGTCTGCGGCACGTTCGGCAACGTCATCCGGCTGCTGCCGCCGCTGGTGATCCCGTTCGACCTGCTCGACGAGGCGCTCGACGTGGTGGTCGACGCGGTGCGGAGCCTGGCATGA
- a CDS encoding aldehyde dehydrogenase family protein — translation MSVTSFDPRTGAVVATVADTKDAELRAVLAAATAAAPVLAATSPAQRRTWLHAVADALESHRDELARLADLETALGVERLTGEVTRAAGQLRFYAEVAAEGSYVDVTVDEPTATTPGLVRVNRPLGPVAVFGASNFPFAFSVLGNDTATALAAGCPVVAKAHPAHAGLSLRQAEIAREALAAAGAPRGTFAVVSGHQVGVDLVRAPEITAVGFTGSQAGGMALWRIAHERDVVIPVYAEMGTVNPVVVTAAGVRDIEAVAKGLVGSFTLGSGQFCTKPGLLLAPAGAGAAQAVADALRSAAPEPVMLTSAIADGVRTGLAAMVAAGAEVIAEVPAAGAGWSAPAAVLAAPAAALAPGSRLLEETFGAVVLVVEYADTADLAAVLRRLQPSLAASVFTGGAEDDQAGQVVSLLSGQVGRVAVDAWPTGVAFTWAQQHGGPWPATSAPAATSVGAAGLARFVRPVAYQSAPDAWLPPEAQAANPWGLPRRVDGKRP, via the coding sequence ATGAGCGTCACCTCCTTCGACCCGCGCACGGGTGCCGTCGTCGCGACGGTCGCCGACACGAAGGACGCCGAGCTGCGGGCGGTCCTCGCCGCCGCGACGGCCGCGGCGCCGGTGCTGGCGGCGACGAGCCCGGCGCAGCGCCGTACCTGGCTGCACGCGGTGGCGGACGCCCTCGAGTCCCACCGCGACGAGCTCGCCCGGCTGGCCGACCTGGAGACGGCGCTCGGCGTGGAGCGGCTCACCGGCGAGGTGACGCGCGCGGCCGGACAGCTGCGCTTCTACGCCGAGGTCGCCGCCGAGGGCTCGTACGTCGACGTCACCGTCGACGAGCCGACCGCGACCACGCCCGGGCTGGTGCGGGTCAACCGGCCGCTCGGTCCGGTCGCGGTCTTCGGGGCGAGCAACTTCCCGTTCGCGTTCAGCGTGCTCGGCAACGACACGGCGACGGCGCTCGCGGCCGGCTGCCCGGTCGTCGCCAAGGCGCATCCCGCCCACGCCGGTCTCTCGCTGCGCCAGGCCGAGATCGCGCGGGAGGCCCTCGCGGCGGCCGGCGCGCCGCGCGGCACGTTCGCGGTGGTCAGCGGCCACCAGGTGGGCGTCGACCTGGTCCGGGCGCCGGAGATCACGGCGGTCGGCTTCACCGGCTCGCAGGCGGGCGGGATGGCGCTGTGGCGGATCGCCCACGAGCGCGACGTCGTCATCCCCGTGTACGCCGAGATGGGCACGGTCAACCCGGTCGTCGTCACCGCGGCCGGCGTCCGGGACATCGAGGCCGTCGCGAAGGGTCTCGTCGGCTCGTTCACGCTCGGCAGCGGGCAGTTCTGCACCAAGCCCGGACTCCTCCTCGCCCCGGCCGGCGCGGGCGCGGCGCAGGCAGTCGCGGACGCGCTGCGGTCCGCCGCTCCGGAGCCCGTGATGCTGACCAGCGCGATCGCGGACGGCGTCCGCACCGGCCTCGCCGCGATGGTGGCGGCGGGTGCCGAGGTGATCGCCGAAGTGCCGGCCGCGGGGGCCGGGTGGTCCGCACCGGCTGCCGTCCTCGCCGCCCCGGCGGCCGCGCTGGCACCGGGGAGCCGGCTGCTGGAGGAGACCTTCGGTGCGGTCGTCCTCGTCGTCGAGTACGCCGACACCGCGGACCTCGCCGCCGTCCTCCGCCGGCTCCAGCCGTCGCTCGCCGCGAGCGTGTTCACCGGCGGTGCCGAGGACGACCAGGCCGGGCAGGTCGTCAGCCTGCTCAGCGGCCAGGTCGGCCGGGTCGCCGTCGACGCGTGGCCCACGGGCGTCGCGTTCACCTGGGCGCAGCAGCACGGCGGCCCCTGGCCGGCGACCTCCGCGCCGGCCGCGACCTCGGTCGGAGCCGCGGGACTCGCGCGGTTCGTGCGCCCGGTCGCCTACCAGTCCGCGCCCGACGCCTGGCTCCCGCCGGAGGCGCAGGCCGCCAACCCGTGGGGCCTCCCGCGCCGCGTCGACGGGAAGCGGCCGTGA
- a CDS encoding CaiB/BaiF CoA transferase family protein, with product MTGPLDGVLVADFSRVLAGPLAASTLADLGAEVIKVERPGVGDDTRHWGPPWTDTSSSYFACANRSKKSVELDLADPADLAVARELAARCDVLIENFKAGTLERHGLGYAAVAAANPGVVYASITGFGSGGGAELAGYDFLVQAVGGLMSVTGPPGEPTKAGVALVDVLTSKDAVTGILAALHARTATGRGQRVEVNLLSSLLGSLANQASAYLTTGEAPRAMGNQHPSIAPYETLAAADGALAVCCGNDAQFARLVGVLGIPGLAEDARFRTNADRVAHRADLVAALEAALATDTVDAWAERLAGAGLPAGKVGTVADGFALAERLGLEPTVDVGAGVPRQVRSPITFSQTPVTTYSAPPRLGEHNDDIRSMLSKENSR from the coding sequence GTGACCGGCCCCCTCGACGGCGTCCTCGTCGCCGACTTCAGCCGGGTACTCGCCGGCCCCCTCGCCGCGTCCACCCTGGCCGACCTCGGCGCGGAGGTGATCAAGGTCGAGCGACCTGGCGTCGGCGACGACACCCGGCACTGGGGGCCACCCTGGACCGACACGTCGAGCTCGTACTTCGCGTGCGCCAACCGCTCCAAGAAGTCGGTCGAGCTCGACCTCGCCGACCCGGCCGACCTCGCCGTCGCCCGTGAGCTCGCCGCGCGCTGCGACGTCCTCATCGAGAACTTCAAGGCGGGGACGCTCGAGCGCCACGGCCTCGGGTACGCCGCGGTCGCGGCCGCCAACCCGGGCGTGGTCTACGCGTCCATCACCGGCTTCGGCAGCGGCGGCGGGGCCGAGCTCGCGGGCTACGACTTCCTGGTCCAGGCCGTCGGCGGGCTGATGAGCGTGACCGGGCCGCCGGGGGAGCCGACCAAGGCGGGCGTCGCGCTGGTCGACGTACTGACGTCGAAGGACGCGGTCACCGGCATCCTCGCCGCCCTGCACGCCCGGACCGCGACCGGACGCGGGCAGCGGGTGGAGGTGAACCTCCTGTCGAGCCTGCTCGGCTCGCTCGCGAACCAGGCGTCGGCGTACCTGACGACGGGGGAGGCGCCGCGCGCGATGGGCAACCAGCACCCCTCGATCGCGCCCTACGAGACGCTGGCCGCGGCCGACGGCGCGCTTGCGGTCTGCTGCGGCAATGACGCCCAATTCGCCCGTCTGGTGGGGGTTCTGGGCATCCCGGGGCTCGCCGAGGACGCGCGCTTCCGGACCAACGCAGACCGGGTCGCCCACCGCGCCGACCTCGTCGCCGCCCTGGAGGCCGCGCTCGCCACGGACACCGTCGACGCGTGGGCGGAGCGCCTGGCCGGAGCCGGTCTTCCGGCCGGCAAGGTCGGCACCGTCGCCGACGGCTTCGCGCTCGCCGAGCGGCTCGGCCTGGAGCCGACCGTGGACGTGGGCGCCGGCGTACCTCGCCAGGTGCGCAGCCCGATCACGTTCTCGCAGACGCCCGTGACCACCTACTCCGCTCCGCCTCGGCTGGGGGAGCACAACGACGACATCCGCAGCATGCTGAGCAAGGAGAACTCCCGATGA
- a CDS encoding acyl-CoA dehydrogenase family protein, protein MSTSTTLPPFEPLDPAGIDDLLSDDEKAVRSSVRQLCAERIDPHVADWFERGTIDDLRGLAKELGSLGLLGMHLEGYGCAGMSATDYGLACLELEASDSGIRSLVSVQGSLAMYAIWRWGSEEHKTEWLPRMAAGDAIGCFGLTEPDAGSDPGSMRTRARRDGSDWVLDGRKMWITNSSVADVAVVWAQTDEGVRGFVVPTTTPGFSAPEIKHKQSLRASVTGEIVLDGVRLPDAAAFPEVRGLKGPLSCLNEARYGIVWGAMGAARSSLEAALSYANERVQFGKPISAFQLTQQKLVDMNLEYTKGVLLALHLGRRKDAGTLRPEQVSLGKLNNVREALEICRTARTVLGANGISLEYPVIRHANNLESVLTYEGTVEMHTLVVGQAMTGHAAFR, encoded by the coding sequence ATGAGCACCTCGACCACCCTGCCTCCCTTCGAGCCCCTCGACCCGGCCGGCATCGACGACCTGCTGAGCGACGACGAGAAGGCCGTGCGTTCGTCGGTCCGCCAGCTCTGCGCCGAGCGGATCGACCCCCACGTCGCCGACTGGTTCGAGCGCGGCACCATCGACGACCTGCGCGGCCTGGCCAAGGAGCTCGGCTCGCTCGGCCTGCTCGGCATGCACCTGGAGGGCTACGGCTGCGCCGGCATGTCGGCCACCGACTACGGCCTGGCCTGCCTCGAGCTGGAGGCCAGCGACTCCGGCATCCGCTCGCTCGTGTCCGTGCAGGGCTCGCTCGCGATGTACGCGATCTGGCGCTGGGGCTCGGAGGAGCACAAGACCGAGTGGCTGCCCCGGATGGCCGCCGGCGACGCGATCGGCTGCTTCGGCCTGACCGAGCCCGACGCCGGCTCCGACCCGGGCAGCATGCGCACCCGGGCCCGCCGGGACGGCTCCGACTGGGTGCTCGACGGCCGGAAGATGTGGATCACCAACTCCTCGGTCGCCGACGTCGCCGTGGTCTGGGCGCAGACGGACGAGGGGGTGCGCGGGTTCGTCGTACCGACGACGACGCCGGGGTTCTCCGCCCCCGAGATCAAGCACAAGCAGTCGCTGCGCGCGTCGGTCACCGGCGAGATCGTGCTCGACGGCGTCCGGCTGCCCGACGCGGCGGCCTTCCCGGAGGTCCGCGGCCTCAAGGGACCGCTGTCGTGCCTCAACGAGGCGCGCTACGGCATCGTCTGGGGCGCGATGGGCGCGGCCCGCTCGTCGCTGGAGGCGGCGCTGTCGTACGCCAACGAGCGGGTCCAGTTCGGCAAGCCGATCTCGGCCTTCCAGCTGACCCAGCAGAAGCTCGTCGACATGAACCTCGAGTACACCAAGGGCGTCCTCCTCGCCCTGCACCTCGGCCGCCGCAAGGACGCCGGCACGCTGCGCCCCGAGCAGGTCAGCCTCGGCAAGCTCAACAACGTCCGCGAGGCGCTGGAGATCTGCCGGACCGCGCGCACGGTGCTCGGCGCCAACGGGATCTCGCTGGAGTACCCGGTGATCCGGCACGCCAACAACCTGGAGTCGGTGCTCACCTACGAGGGCACGGTCGAGATGCACACGCTGGTGGTCGGTCAGGCGATGACCGGGCACGCGGCCTTCCGCTGA
- a CDS encoding aquaporin gives MGAVSTPPPAPLPRRLLAELVGTGLLVTVVVGSGIAAQNLSPDDIGLQLLENSLATALGLGVLIVWLGPVSGAHLNPVVSLADWFLGRRDRTGLSLPHVGAYAAAQVVGGIAGALLANVMFEVDQGLATQDRVTSGHLVGEVVATAGLVALVFALVRTGRTALAAPAVGAYIGAAYWFTSSTSFANPAVTLGRMFTDTFAGIAPGAVPAFVGLQLAGLLVGVALTLALYPRPQDPTIQG, from the coding sequence ATGGGCGCCGTGAGCACTCCCCCACCCGCACCGCTGCCCCGACGCCTCCTGGCCGAGCTCGTCGGCACCGGCCTCCTGGTCACCGTGGTCGTCGGCTCCGGCATCGCCGCGCAGAACCTGTCGCCGGATGACATCGGGCTGCAGCTCCTGGAGAACTCCCTGGCGACCGCGCTCGGGCTGGGCGTGCTCATCGTGTGGCTCGGCCCGGTCTCCGGTGCCCACCTCAACCCCGTGGTCTCCCTGGCCGACTGGTTCCTCGGCCGCCGCGACCGCACCGGGCTGTCCCTCCCCCACGTCGGCGCGTACGCCGCCGCCCAGGTCGTCGGCGGCATCGCGGGCGCCCTGCTCGCCAACGTCATGTTCGAGGTCGACCAAGGCCTCGCCACCCAGGACCGGGTCACCAGCGGCCACCTCGTCGGCGAGGTCGTCGCCACCGCCGGACTGGTCGCCCTCGTCTTCGCGCTGGTCCGCACCGGCCGCACCGCACTCGCCGCACCGGCCGTCGGCGCCTACATCGGCGCGGCCTACTGGTTCACCAGCTCGACCTCGTTCGCCAACCCCGCCGTCACCCTCGGGCGGATGTTCACCGACACCTTCGCCGGCATCGCGCCCGGCGCCGTCCCGGCCTTCGTCGGCCTGCAGCTCGCCGGCCTGCTGGTTGGGGTGGCACTCACCCTCGCGCTCTACCCCCGACCCCAGGACCCGACCATCCAGGGCTGA
- a CDS encoding metalloregulator ArsR/SmtB family transcription factor, whose amino-acid sequence MNTEQDAELARRVEVHAALADPTRLRVVGLLGAGDAASSELSARLGTPSNLLAHHLKILEAAGVIRRRRSEGDGRRSYWRLVPDVVAPAAEPGAVAVPHLRTPARLVFVCTANAARSHLAAALWRQASRVPADSAGTHPAERIDRRAVAAARRHHLDLPDVRPQRVEDLAPALTEDDLVVTVCDRAHEELGDAAQLHWSVPDPVAAGGAAAFDRAHDEIAGRVRVLAGGLR is encoded by the coding sequence ATGAACACTGAGCAAGATGCCGAGCTGGCCCGCCGGGTCGAGGTCCACGCCGCGCTCGCCGATCCGACGCGGCTGCGCGTGGTCGGCCTGCTGGGCGCGGGTGATGCCGCGTCGTCCGAGCTGAGCGCCCGGCTCGGTACGCCGTCCAACCTGCTGGCCCACCACCTCAAGATCCTCGAGGCGGCGGGTGTGATCCGGCGCCGGCGCTCCGAGGGGGACGGGCGGCGCAGCTACTGGCGGCTCGTGCCCGACGTGGTCGCGCCCGCGGCGGAGCCCGGGGCCGTGGCGGTGCCGCACCTGCGGACGCCGGCCCGTCTCGTGTTCGTGTGCACCGCCAACGCCGCGCGCTCCCACCTCGCCGCCGCCCTCTGGCGCCAGGCGAGCCGGGTCCCGGCGGACTCCGCGGGCACCCATCCGGCCGAGCGCATCGACCGGCGGGCGGTCGCGGCAGCGCGCCGGCACCACCTCGACCTGCCGGACGTACGGCCGCAGCGGGTCGAGGACCTCGCTCCGGCGCTGACCGAGGACGACCTGGTCGTCACGGTCTGCGACCGCGCGCACGAGGAGCTGGGCGATGCCGCCCAGCTGCACTGGTCGGTACCGGACCCGGTCGCGGCCGGGGGCGCGGCCGCCTTCGACCGGGCCCACGACGAGATCGCCGGCCGGGTGCGGGTTCTGGCGGGGGGCCTGCGATGA
- a CDS encoding arsenate reductase ArsC: MSAPVVLFLCVHNAGRSQMALGFFNHHAEGRAIARSGGSEPADQVNPAAVAAMAERGIDIAREFPKPWTDEIVRAADVVVTMGCGDACPYFPGKRYEDWKLDDPAGLDVDGVRPVRDEIERRVLVLLDELGVPATDASTAATSPSSPRTTNSAE, encoded by the coding sequence ATGAGCGCCCCGGTCGTGCTGTTCCTGTGCGTGCACAACGCCGGTCGCTCGCAGATGGCGCTCGGGTTCTTCAACCACCACGCCGAGGGGCGGGCGATCGCGCGCTCCGGTGGGTCCGAGCCGGCCGACCAGGTCAATCCGGCCGCGGTGGCGGCGATGGCCGAGCGCGGTATCGACATCGCCCGTGAGTTCCCCAAGCCGTGGACCGACGAGATCGTGCGCGCTGCCGACGTCGTCGTCACGATGGGCTGCGGTGACGCGTGCCCCTACTTCCCGGGCAAGCGCTACGAGGACTGGAAGCTCGACGACCCCGCAGGCCTGGACGTCGACGGCGTCCGTCCGGTCCGGGACGAGATCGAGCGCCGGGTGCTGGTGCTGCTCGACGAGCTGGGCGTACCGGCGACCGACGCCAGCACGGCGGCGACCAGTCCCAGCAGTCCGAGGACGACGAACAGCGCCGAGTGA